One genomic region from Mytilus trossulus isolate FHL-02 chromosome 9, PNRI_Mtr1.1.1.hap1, whole genome shotgun sequence encodes:
- the LOC134684018 gene encoding uncharacterized protein LOC134684018, which translates to MTTTSRRSVGFCEEPEIINSAESSFDFDNYHIYENITTINVNGDIKNEKEKQSSTGNEQGDNTADSHFQLKQNKNAKVDLNITQTTAAEVHSPVTYITEKGIKPCLRKDGKMHDVPNDKNQNLKVVDKTKTDLKENIYGKIPKPFIKLDHPCYACLTNTSDNNRMNESVDDTSTSDDSYQSLIKSSTESQETVSEPSITNASMGKVLNDTTKTNTTEENKNGPINDKLKPCDTKPNIHLHSEINISNDELPKYKYDSSLSYSSFPGHSNFIFVKANDWLKEGCKYDQDGFAVQSNYGHFDMKSKGTSAPWLSQFRRTVQHVYISPHGKVVENISVQDHDGKAFITSYHTNKELKNIKEKSVGSDSYKKRKLSRNRTCMFYVSLFAGTIVAVAITLLLAYTI; encoded by the exons ATGACAACAACAAGTAGACGATCTGTTGGATTCTGCGAAGAACCGGAAATCATTAACAGCGCAGAATCGTCATTTGATTTCGATAATTATCATATCTATGAAAATATTACGACAATTAATGTTAATGGtgatatcaaaaatgaaaaagagaaacaaagCTCTACTGGAAATGAACAGGGAGACAATACTGCTGATAGTCATTTTCAgctaaagcaaaataaaaatgcaaaagttgatttaaatataacacaaaCTACTGCAGCAGAAGTGCACTCGCCAGTTACTTACATTACAGAAAAGGGAATTAAACCATGTTTACGAAAAGATGGGAAAATGCATGACGTaccaaatgataaaaatcaaaatttgaaagttgtGGATAAAACAAAGACTGAccttaaagaaaacatttacgGAAAAATACCAAAACCATTTATAAAACTCGATCATCCATGTTATGCTTGTTTGACGAATACATCAGATAACAACCGAATGAATGAAAGTGTTGATGATACTTCTACCTCTGACGATTCGTATCAAAGTTTGATTAAATCGTCAACGGAATCACAAGAAACTGTATCCGAACCGTCCATTACCAATGCTAGTATGGGTAAGGTTCTCAATGATACCACAAAAACTAACACgacagaagaaaacaaaaacggACCTATAAACGATAAACTAAAGCCTTGTGATACTAAACCTAATATACATTTGCATTCCGAAATAAACATTAGTAACGATGAACTACCAAAATACAAATACGATTCTTCGTTATCATATTCGTCATTTCCTGGACATagcaatttcatttttgtaaaggcAAACGATTGGCTCAAAGAAGGCTGCAAGTATGATCAAGACGGATTTGCAGTGCAATCAAACTACGgtcattttgatatgaaatcaaAAGGTACAAGTGCTCCTTGGCTATCGCAGTTTCGGCGAACAGTTCAGCATGTTTATATTTCTCCGCATGGAAAAGTAGTAGAGAATATTTCCGTACAAGACCATGATGGAAAAGCGTTTATTACTTCTTATCATACAAACAAAGAACTTAAGAACATCAAAGAAAAG tctgtcgGGAGTGATTCGtacaagaaaagaaaattgtctaGAAACAGGActtgtatgttttatgtttcgCTCTTCGCTGGAACCATAGTAGCAGTGGCAATTACATTACTATTAGCATATACAATATAG